A portion of the Trachemys scripta elegans isolate TJP31775 chromosome 11, CAS_Tse_1.0, whole genome shotgun sequence genome contains these proteins:
- the LOC117885183 gene encoding uncharacterized protein LOC117885183, whose product MQISPCDHLHVMIDSSARSKMEKVQSYLTLDEDDLLSDLSSGDLEMLLSFLVGKVHEIEVRVSTEKDEIMRLETERAQYVTERDNCLSLAAQIVHLHPVLEEEFKTREQLQGVAAELKRLKKDIAQDTSEQPDAAKLEQLIAESETMITSLHQKQRMFKSEKIHLTKVLETTQNTLSEAQAESHAADQELLRLQKECTEQAHVKSLGDNEADRQLDACIRQLGVLNLLARKK is encoded by the exons ATGCAAATTAGCCCGTGTGATCATTTGCATGTGATGATTGACAGCAGTGCGAG GTCAAAGATGGAAAAGGTACAGTCCTATTTAACGTTGGATGAAGATGACTTGCTCTCTGACCTAAGCAGTGGGGACCTAGAG ATGTTGCTATCATTCCTGGTGGGTAAGGTACATGAAATCGAAGTGAGAGTGAGCACAGAGAAGGATGAGATCATGAGACTTGAGACAGAAAGAGCACAATA CGTCACAGAAAGAGACAACTGTCTGTCACTGGCAGCACAGATTGTGCATTTACATCCAGTATTGGAAGAGGAATTCAAGACTCGAGAACAACTTCAAGGTGTTGCAGCTGAGCTGAAAAGGCTGAAAAAGGATATTGCTCAAGATACCAG TGAGCAGCCAGATGCGGCCAAATTAGAACAGTTGATAGCTGAATCAGAAACCATGATAACCTCTCTCCATCAGAAACAGCGTATGTTTAAAAGCGAGAAAATTCATCTGACTAAGGTACTGGAGACCACCCAAAATACGCTTTCCGAGGCACAGGCAGAAAGCCATGCAG CTGATCAGGAGCTGCTACGTTTGCAGAAGGAATGTACTGAGCAAGCTCATGTGAAGTCTTTGGGGGATAATGAAGCCGACAGACAGCTGGATGCCTGCATCAGACAGCTGGGAGTGTTAAACCTCCTCGCTAGGAAGAAGTGA